In Asanoa sp. WMMD1127, one genomic interval encodes:
- a CDS encoding APC family permease — protein sequence MSAPSRSVDAEATSGSLAAGRLGVPAVLFFVMSAATPLTVVAGVVTTGFATTGLTGIPVAFVVVGLVLAVFSVGYVAMARHMANAGAFYTFVARGVGRPAGVGASWVALVAYNALQVGLYGAIGSAAGPLLDEWFGVNPDWWVVALVCWAIVAVLGVLRIDVNGTVLAVLLCAEVLIILVYSIADLASPAGGAVSTATLDPGNLFGDGVGAILVLALLGFVGFEASVVFSEEAKDPKRTVRTATYVAVAATAVLYTLASWAMTVATGPENIVERSQQESVGLIFGLAGANLGDAWVTIGEVLFATSIVAAMISFHNTIARYMFALGRERVLPAALGRTSAGSRAPRNASLVQSVIGLVVIIVYAIGGWEPTVHLFFWAGTSGGLGVLFLITLTALAVLLFFRRDGHGESVWSRLIAPAVALVVLVVVVVLAVANFDALLGVAPDSALAWAIPVAFVVIGLLGAAYAMRLKTSQPEVYASIGAGGERAGS from the coding sequence ATGTCCGCTCCGTCCCGTTCCGTCGACGCCGAGGCCACCAGCGGATCGCTGGCCGCCGGGCGGCTCGGCGTACCCGCGGTGCTCTTCTTCGTCATGTCGGCGGCCACCCCGCTGACCGTGGTCGCCGGCGTGGTGACCACCGGCTTCGCCACCACGGGACTGACCGGCATCCCGGTCGCGTTCGTCGTGGTCGGCCTCGTGCTCGCGGTGTTCTCGGTCGGCTACGTGGCGATGGCGCGGCACATGGCCAACGCGGGCGCCTTCTACACGTTCGTCGCCCGCGGTGTCGGGCGGCCCGCCGGCGTCGGCGCGTCCTGGGTCGCGCTGGTCGCCTACAACGCGTTGCAGGTCGGCCTCTACGGCGCCATCGGGTCCGCCGCCGGGCCGCTGCTCGACGAGTGGTTCGGCGTCAACCCCGACTGGTGGGTCGTCGCGCTGGTCTGCTGGGCGATCGTGGCCGTGCTCGGCGTGTTGCGCATCGACGTCAACGGCACCGTGCTGGCCGTACTCCTCTGCGCCGAGGTGTTGATCATCCTGGTCTACTCGATCGCCGACCTCGCCAGCCCGGCCGGCGGCGCGGTCAGCACGGCCACGCTCGATCCCGGCAACCTGTTCGGTGACGGCGTCGGCGCGATCCTGGTGCTGGCGCTGCTCGGGTTCGTCGGCTTCGAGGCGTCGGTGGTGTTCTCCGAGGAGGCCAAGGACCCGAAGCGGACCGTACGCACGGCCACCTATGTCGCCGTCGCCGCCACCGCCGTGCTCTACACGCTGGCGTCCTGGGCGATGACGGTCGCGACGGGGCCGGAGAACATCGTGGAGCGTTCGCAACAGGAGAGCGTCGGCCTCATCTTCGGCCTCGCGGGCGCCAACCTCGGCGACGCCTGGGTGACGATCGGCGAGGTGCTGTTCGCGACGTCGATCGTGGCGGCGATGATCTCGTTCCACAACACCATCGCGCGTTACATGTTCGCCCTGGGCCGCGAGCGGGTGCTGCCGGCCGCGCTCGGCCGCACCAGTGCCGGCTCGCGGGCGCCGCGCAACGCGTCGCTGGTGCAGTCGGTGATCGGGCTCGTCGTCATCATCGTGTACGCGATCGGCGGCTGGGAGCCCACCGTCCACCTGTTCTTCTGGGCCGGCACCTCCGGCGGCCTCGGCGTGCTGTTCCTGATCACGCTGACCGCCCTCGCGGTGCTGCTCTTCTTCCGCCGCGACGGCCACGGCGAGTCGGTCTGGTCCCGCCTGATCGCGCCGGCGGTGGCCCTCGTCGTGCTGGTGGTCGTCGTCGTGCTGGCCGTCGCCAACTTCGACGCCCTGCTAGGCGTGGCCCCGGACAGCGCACTGGCGTGGGCCATCCCGGTCGCCTTCGTGGTCATCGGCCTTCTCGGCGCCGCCTACGCGATGCGGCTGAAGACCAGCCAACCCGAGGTGTACGCGTCGATCGGCGCCGGTGGCGAACGAGCGGGGAGCTGA
- a CDS encoding Vms1/Ankzf1 family peptidyl-tRNA hydrolase, with translation MDLHYLRPIYAQPGPWASVYLDASRSDESGGREVELRWRALAQQLAELGADQPTIEVIGDTLLNYPTQEGRYGLAAFARAGRVALVEPMNAPPPADEARYSALPHAMPLVALRGEDVPYVRVLVDRSGADLEGLAVATTPRLREVDETVRGREQYPLHKAHAGGQDRRGDDYRVDEIWKRNAGDVAGATAELAEAVGAEVVVVGGDVRTVPMFVEKLPKRWQERTVRTDAGSRAPGADEDALDDVTIQAIADVADRHTQAAIDRYQVQRGEHVSATGLPDVVAALQRRQVETVLMVNDLSSTDTLFIGRDDPSLIALDADTLIAEGVEDPLRVRADQALLRAITGTDAELVLVGPDEAPLEHGIGAVMRWADQPAGV, from the coding sequence ATGGATCTCCACTACCTGCGGCCGATCTACGCGCAACCGGGGCCCTGGGCGTCGGTCTACCTCGACGCCTCGCGCAGTGACGAGAGTGGCGGGCGGGAGGTCGAGCTCCGCTGGCGGGCGCTCGCGCAGCAGCTCGCGGAGCTCGGCGCCGACCAGCCGACCATCGAGGTCATCGGTGACACGCTGCTGAACTACCCCACCCAGGAGGGCCGGTACGGCCTGGCGGCGTTCGCCCGGGCCGGCCGGGTCGCCCTGGTCGAGCCGATGAACGCGCCGCCGCCGGCCGACGAGGCGCGTTACTCGGCGCTTCCGCACGCGATGCCGCTCGTCGCCCTCCGTGGGGAGGACGTCCCCTATGTCCGGGTCCTGGTCGACCGGTCCGGCGCCGATCTGGAAGGGCTGGCGGTGGCGACCACACCCCGGCTCCGCGAGGTCGACGAGACGGTACGCGGCCGTGAGCAGTACCCGCTGCACAAGGCGCACGCCGGCGGACAGGACCGGCGGGGCGACGACTACCGGGTCGACGAGATCTGGAAGCGGAACGCCGGTGACGTCGCCGGCGCCACGGCGGAGCTGGCCGAGGCCGTCGGGGCCGAGGTCGTGGTAGTGGGCGGCGACGTGCGTACGGTGCCGATGTTCGTGGAGAAACTGCCGAAGCGCTGGCAGGAGCGGACGGTGCGGACCGACGCGGGTTCGCGGGCGCCGGGCGCCGACGAGGACGCGCTGGACGACGTGACCATCCAGGCGATCGCCGACGTCGCGGACCGGCACACGCAGGCGGCGATCGACCGCTACCAGGTGCAGCGGGGCGAGCACGTGTCGGCGACCGGGCTGCCCGACGTCGTCGCCGCGCTGCAGCGCCGGCAGGTGGAGACGGTGCTGATGGTCAACGACCTCTCGTCGACCGACACGCTGTTCATCGGTCGCGACGACCCGTCCTTGATCGCCCTCGACGCCGACACGCTGATCGCCGAGGGGGTCGAGGACCCGCTGCGCGTACGGGCGGACCAGGCGCTGTTGCGGGCCATCACGGGGACGGACGCGGAGCTGGTGCTGGTGGGGCCGGACGAGGCGCCGCTGGAGCACGGGATCGGTGCGGTCATGCGGTGGGCGGACCAGCCGGCCGGAGTGTGA
- a CDS encoding SPW repeat protein, translating to MSNPRRSRPDDPVRDGVTDRNGTSGNGMPMNGTTRNGMPGNGMAGNGMTGRHAAEPMATQGGQRMESRSYADDGGTTAAADAGYAPTARAADPDRVQQSAISAPNALLLIAGVWLIISRFVFDYPLAGSTAGGVLNGVVIGIFVALLALVRMSAYRSNPMINLVTVVAGGWMMASPWAFGYAHFGNNGRPGWSDIIVGGAIILFGLLGFAGQAVRRPRFSGGRMGMMNRRGGGRLATR from the coding sequence ATGTCCAACCCACGCAGGTCACGGCCGGACGACCCGGTCCGTGACGGGGTCACGGACCGCAACGGCACCTCCGGCAACGGCATGCCCATGAACGGCACGACCCGCAACGGAATGCCCGGAAACGGGATGGCCGGCAACGGGATGACCGGCCGGCATGCCGCGGAGCCGATGGCGACCCAGGGCGGCCAACGGATGGAGTCGCGCTCCTACGCCGACGACGGCGGGACGACCGCGGCCGCCGACGCGGGCTACGCCCCGACGGCCCGAGCGGCGGACCCGGACCGGGTCCAGCAGAGCGCCATCTCGGCGCCCAACGCCCTGCTCCTGATCGCCGGCGTCTGGCTGATCATCTCGCGCTTCGTCTTCGACTACCCGCTGGCGGGCTCCACCGCCGGCGGCGTACTCAACGGCGTCGTGATCGGCATCTTCGTCGCCCTGCTGGCGCTGGTCCGCATGTCCGCGTACCGCTCGAACCCGATGATCAACCTGGTCACCGTCGTGGCCGGCGGCTGGATGATGGCGTCGCCGTGGGCGTTCGGCTACGCGCACTTCGGCAACAACGGCCGACCGGGCTGGAGCGACATCATCGTCGGCGGCGCGATCATCCTGTTCGGCCTGCTCGGCTTCGCCGGCCAGGCGGTCCGACGACCGCGCTTCAGCGGCGGCCGAATGGGCATGATGAACCGTCGCGGCGGAGGCCGCCTGGCAACCCGCTGA
- a CDS encoding class I SAM-dependent methyltransferase, which yields MDAETYARELANRAIADGDATGWFERLYSAAADGAAVVPWDRAEPHGLLAEWAARGAVRGDGRRTLVVGAGLGRDAEFLAGLGFDVVAFDISATAIASARERHPGSAVRYEVANLLDPPGEWLGAYDLVVESMTVQSLPEPPRRAAIGQVGRFVAPGGMLLVIAAGRDPETDFTGPPWPLTPDEIDAFAIDGLTVGQREEIREPDDPIFRWRVELHR from the coding sequence ATGGACGCCGAGACGTACGCGCGGGAGTTGGCCAATCGGGCGATCGCCGACGGGGACGCGACGGGGTGGTTCGAGCGGCTCTACAGCGCCGCCGCTGATGGTGCCGCTGTCGTGCCCTGGGATCGGGCCGAGCCGCACGGTTTGTTGGCCGAGTGGGCGGCGCGCGGTGCGGTCCGGGGTGACGGGCGGCGGACGCTGGTCGTCGGCGCCGGGCTCGGGCGTGACGCCGAGTTCCTCGCCGGGCTCGGCTTCGACGTCGTGGCCTTCGACATCTCCGCCACCGCGATCGCCTCGGCGCGGGAGCGGCATCCCGGTTCGGCGGTGCGCTACGAGGTGGCCAACCTGCTGGACCCGCCGGGGGAGTGGCTCGGCGCGTACGACCTCGTGGTGGAGAGCATGACCGTGCAGTCGCTGCCCGAGCCGCCCCGGCGCGCGGCGATCGGGCAGGTCGGCCGGTTCGTCGCGCCCGGCGGGATGCTGCTGGTGATCGCGGCCGGGCGGGATCCCGAGACCGACTTCACCGGGCCGCCCTGGCCCCTGACGCCGGACGAGATCGACGCGTTCGCGATCGACGGGCTGACGGTCGGCCAGCGCGAGGAGATCCGCGAGCCCGACGACCCGATCTTCCGCTGGCGGGTGGAGCTGCACCGCTGA
- a CDS encoding DUF6390 family protein encodes MSAEGALMFARYAYPPNALGYCGPAGAEAMLRGDATADIARRARRFEGAWSYLEFLASTAGIPDPLDERVVEAYWVGGDLLAGVSSASLVSFLTTRFAGQSGGSWRSAGERALPHHTFQVFEVYPWAGLLRRTGHQQALSVLDQCRIRTGVVVAVTGETATVESRPLVAGPDGSLSRGAPRRETVRWSVEGWSLLSNLTPGDRVALHWNWVCDTLTPDQAARIETLEARYHAAAA; translated from the coding sequence ATGTCGGCCGAGGGCGCGCTGATGTTCGCGCGGTACGCGTACCCCCCGAACGCCCTGGGTTATTGCGGCCCGGCCGGCGCGGAGGCGATGCTGCGCGGCGACGCCACGGCCGACATCGCCCGCCGCGCCCGCCGCTTCGAGGGCGCGTGGTCCTATCTGGAGTTCCTCGCCTCGACGGCCGGCATACCGGACCCGCTGGACGAGCGCGTCGTCGAGGCCTACTGGGTCGGTGGCGATCTGCTCGCCGGCGTGTCCTCGGCGTCGCTGGTCTCGTTCCTGACGACCCGCTTCGCCGGCCAGTCGGGCGGCAGCTGGCGCTCGGCCGGCGAACGGGCCCTGCCGCACCACACGTTCCAGGTGTTCGAGGTCTACCCGTGGGCGGGCCTCTTGCGACGCACGGGCCACCAACAGGCGCTCTCGGTGCTGGACCAGTGCCGCATCCGCACGGGCGTGGTGGTCGCGGTGACAGGCGAAACCGCGACGGTCGAGTCTCGACCGTTGGTGGCGGGCCCGGACGGCTCGCTGTCGCGCGGCGCCCCTCGACGGGAAACGGTGCGCTGGTCGGTGGAAGGTTGGTCACTGCTCTCCAACCTCACCCCGGGCGACCGGGTGGCGCTGCACTGGAACTGGGTCTGCGACACCCTCACCCCGGACCAGGCGGCCCGCATCGAAACCCTCGAGGCCCGCTACCACGCCGCCGCTGCGTAG
- the hypE gene encoding hydrogenase expression/formation protein HypE, translated as MTTVDFSAWSCPVPLRDTPAVVMGHGGGGAMSAELVEQLFLPAFGSAAAADLGDSAVVTAGGARLAFSTDSYVVKPMFFPGGSIGDLAVNGTVNDLAMSGATPLFLSTAFILQEGTDLAVVGRIAQAMGLAAAAAGVRLVTGDTKVVDSASGDGVFVTTAGIGLVAADVTIGPRQARPGDVVLVSGDIGVHGIAVMSCREGLSFGTSVLSDTAPLAGLVAAMLASGGDVRVLRDPTRGGVAATLNEIARASGVGVTLVERDLPVPPAVRDACSLLGLDPLQVANEGKLIAIVDRSAADAVLDAMRAHPLGAGARAIGECVADHPGMVVARTALGGTRVISLPIGEQLPRIC; from the coding sequence GTGACCACTGTGGACTTCTCGGCCTGGTCGTGCCCGGTGCCGTTGCGGGACACGCCGGCCGTGGTGATGGGCCACGGCGGCGGCGGGGCGATGTCGGCGGAGCTGGTGGAGCAGCTGTTCCTGCCGGCGTTCGGGTCGGCTGCCGCGGCTGACCTCGGTGACTCGGCGGTGGTCACCGCGGGCGGTGCGCGGCTGGCGTTCTCGACCGACTCGTACGTCGTCAAGCCGATGTTCTTTCCCGGCGGCTCGATCGGCGACCTGGCGGTCAACGGGACGGTCAACGACCTGGCCATGTCGGGCGCGACGCCGCTGTTCCTGTCGACCGCGTTCATCCTGCAGGAGGGCACCGACCTCGCGGTGGTCGGGCGGATCGCGCAGGCGATGGGGCTCGCGGCCGCGGCGGCAGGGGTGCGCCTGGTCACCGGCGACACCAAGGTCGTCGACAGCGCCAGCGGCGACGGGGTGTTCGTGACCACGGCCGGCATCGGCCTGGTGGCGGCCGACGTCACGATCGGCCCCCGGCAGGCCCGGCCGGGCGACGTGGTGCTGGTCAGCGGCGACATCGGCGTGCACGGGATCGCGGTGATGAGCTGCCGGGAGGGCCTGTCGTTCGGCACGTCGGTGCTCAGTGACACCGCGCCGCTGGCCGGTCTGGTCGCGGCGATGCTGGCGTCCGGCGGCGACGTGCGGGTGCTGCGCGACCCGACCCGGGGTGGGGTGGCGGCCACGCTCAACGAGATCGCCCGGGCGTCCGGGGTCGGCGTGACGCTGGTCGAGCGGGACCTGCCGGTGCCGCCGGCCGTCCGCGACGCCTGCAGCCTGCTCGGCCTCGACCCGCTGCAGGTGGCCAACGAGGGCAAGCTGATCGCGATAGTCGACCGGTCGGCTGCGGACGCGGTACTCGACGCGATGCGGGCCCACCCGCTGGGCGCGGGCGCCCGGGCGATCGGCGAGTGCGTGGCGGACCACCCGGGCATGGTGGTCGCGCGGACGGCGCTCGGCGGCACGCGGGTGATCAGCCTGCCGATCGGCGAGCAGCTGCCCCGGATCTGCTGA
- the hypD gene encoding hydrogenase formation protein HypD, with protein sequence MKYLDEFSDPVLARRLLDQIHAVTTRPWAMMEVCGGQTHSIIRHGIDQLLPDGIELIHGPGCPVCVTPLETIDKALAIASQPGVIFCSFGDMLRVPGSGRDLFTVKSAGADVRVVYSPLDALELARQNPSREVVFFGIGFETTAPANAMTVHQARRLGIRNFSLLVSHVLVPPAIAAIMESPSCRVQAFLAAGHVCSVMGTGQYPDLAARYRVPIVVTGFEPLDILEGIRQVVVQLEAGRHEVTNAYPRVVPSAGNVPARAMLEDVFEVADRTWRGIGSIPASGWRLSSRYRDYDAEDRFAVGEIRTDESPLCRAGEVLQGHIKPHECAAFGKECTPRNPLGATMVSSEGACAAYYAYRRLDLVGVSS encoded by the coding sequence ATGAAGTATCTCGACGAGTTCAGCGACCCGGTGCTCGCGCGCCGGCTGCTAGACCAGATCCACGCGGTCACGACCCGCCCATGGGCGATGATGGAGGTCTGCGGCGGACAGACGCACTCCATCATCCGGCATGGGATCGACCAGCTGCTCCCCGACGGCATCGAGCTGATCCACGGTCCGGGGTGCCCGGTCTGCGTGACGCCGCTGGAGACCATCGACAAGGCGCTGGCCATCGCGTCGCAACCCGGCGTCATCTTCTGCTCGTTCGGCGACATGCTGCGCGTGCCGGGCAGCGGCCGGGACCTGTTCACCGTCAAGAGCGCGGGCGCCGACGTACGCGTGGTCTATTCGCCGCTGGACGCGCTGGAGCTCGCCCGGCAGAACCCGTCGCGGGAGGTGGTGTTCTTCGGCATCGGGTTCGAGACCACCGCGCCCGCCAACGCGATGACCGTGCACCAGGCCCGGCGGCTCGGGATCCGCAACTTCTCGCTGCTGGTCTCGCACGTGCTGGTGCCGCCGGCGATCGCGGCCATCATGGAGTCGCCCAGCTGCCGGGTGCAGGCGTTCCTAGCCGCCGGGCACGTGTGCAGCGTGATGGGGACGGGGCAGTACCCCGACCTGGCCGCGCGCTACCGGGTGCCGATCGTGGTGACCGGGTTCGAGCCGCTGGACATCCTGGAGGGCATCCGTCAGGTCGTCGTGCAGCTGGAGGCGGGGCGGCACGAGGTGACCAACGCCTATCCGCGCGTGGTGCCGTCCGCGGGCAACGTGCCGGCGCGGGCCATGCTGGAGGACGTCTTCGAGGTCGCCGACCGCACGTGGCGGGGGATCGGCTCGATCCCGGCCAGCGGGTGGCGGCTGTCGTCCCGCTATCGCGACTACGACGCCGAGGACCGGTTCGCCGTCGGCGAGATCCGCACGGACGAGTCGCCGCTGTGCCGGGCCGGCGAGGTGCTCCAGGGCCACATCAAGCCGCACGAGTGCGCGGCCTTCGGCAAGGAGTGCACGCCGCGGAACCCGCTGGGCGCGACGATGGTGTCGTCCGAGGGGGCGTGTGCGGCCTACTACGCGTACCGGCGGCTCGATCTGGTCGGGGTGTCGTCGTGA
- a CDS encoding HypC/HybG/HupF family hydrogenase formation chaperone: MCLAVPGQVMSIAERDGTLMADVDFGGVRKDVCLQYVPDATVGEYVVVHVGFAIQRLDEDSAKQTLANFAQLGILEEEFGAK; encoded by the coding sequence GTGTGCCTGGCAGTACCCGGACAGGTCATGAGCATCGCCGAACGCGACGGGACGCTGATGGCCGACGTCGACTTCGGCGGTGTGCGCAAGGACGTCTGCCTGCAGTACGTCCCCGACGCAACCGTCGGCGAGTACGTCGTCGTGCACGTCGGGTTCGCGATCCAGCGGCTCGACGAGGACTCGGCGAAGCAGACGCTCGCCAACTTCGCACAGCTGGGCATTCTCGAGGAGGAGTTCGGGGCGAAATGA
- the hypF gene encoding carbamoyltransferase HypF, whose amino-acid sequence MCLGIPGQVVELVPGYEGQVALVDVEGAHRRVNVGMLDAPPAPGDWVLIHMGFAVELIDESRARGALEGLELMGRGRDESQRSRRRYDVTGVVQGVGFRPFVYATATALGLSGRVSNTASGVTIEVEGLPEALDTFGRRLRTEPPPLAVVEAVAESTMEPCGGTGFTIEESGSTGRARTLASPDVATCADCRAELRDPADRRYRHPFITCVNCGPRLTIITALPYDRATTTMAGFPMCDACRREYEDPADRRFHAQPIACPDCGPRLELVTGDPGRHAWPPVHGETALRTARELLAQGRIVAVKGLGGYHLACDAHDEHAVAELRRRKRRGGKPFAVMVADLAAARRVATLTDDEERLLAGPQRPIVLAPTRGALAGGVAPGNPDLGVMLPYTPLHELLFGLDGDEPFTDALVLTSGNVAGEPIVTDDADAVRRLAGLADAWLRHDRPIHVPCDDSVTRTVGGAPLPVRRSRGYAPLPVALPVEVPPTLAAGADLKNTCALAEGRYAWLSPHVGDMDDLRTVDALTAVAAQLSDLTGVRPTRLVADAHPGYRSTRWALEHAGDRPVHRVQHHHAHIASVMGEHGIGAGEQVIGVAFDGTGYGADGAVWGGEVLVCDYKSAERFAHLGYVPLAGGDASVLRPYRMALAHLRHAGVEWDDDIPAVAACPQAERDVLAHQLDTAFGSVPTSSMGRLFDAVASLVGATHTVDYEAEAAIVLEGLARAHGPAGRTYPMVVTGADGALVADPAELTRGVVADLRAGVRPAEVAAVFHSTVAALVADLADRARDRTGLRTVALGGGVFQNAVLLDAAERLLADRGFTVLRPCLLPPNDGGIALGQLLIAAAS is encoded by the coding sequence ATGTGCCTGGGCATCCCGGGACAGGTCGTGGAACTCGTCCCCGGGTACGAGGGCCAGGTCGCCCTCGTCGACGTCGAGGGCGCGCACCGCCGGGTCAACGTCGGCATGCTGGACGCGCCGCCCGCGCCCGGCGACTGGGTGCTCATCCACATGGGTTTCGCCGTCGAGCTCATCGACGAGTCCCGGGCCCGGGGCGCCCTGGAGGGCCTGGAGCTGATGGGCCGCGGACGCGACGAGAGCCAGCGGTCCCGCCGCCGCTACGACGTGACCGGCGTGGTGCAGGGCGTGGGGTTCCGCCCGTTCGTCTACGCCACCGCCACCGCGCTCGGCCTGAGCGGACGCGTGTCGAACACCGCGTCGGGCGTGACGATCGAGGTCGAGGGGCTGCCCGAGGCGCTGGACACCTTCGGGCGCCGCCTGCGCACGGAGCCGCCGCCGCTCGCCGTGGTCGAGGCGGTCGCGGAGTCCACCATGGAGCCGTGCGGCGGGACCGGTTTCACCATCGAGGAGTCCGGCTCCACCGGCCGCGCCCGCACCCTGGCGTCGCCCGACGTGGCCACCTGCGCCGACTGCCGCGCCGAGCTCCGCGACCCGGCCGACCGCCGTTACCGGCACCCGTTCATCACCTGCGTCAACTGCGGCCCTCGGCTGACCATCATCACCGCGCTGCCGTACGACCGGGCCACCACCACCATGGCCGGCTTCCCGATGTGCGACGCCTGCCGCCGCGAGTACGAGGACCCGGCCGACCGGCGCTTCCACGCCCAGCCGATCGCCTGCCCCGACTGCGGGCCGCGGCTCGAGCTGGTGACCGGCGACCCCGGGCGGCACGCCTGGCCGCCGGTGCACGGCGAGACGGCCCTGCGTACCGCCCGCGAGCTGCTGGCCCAGGGCCGGATCGTGGCGGTCAAGGGGCTCGGCGGCTACCACCTCGCCTGCGACGCCCACGACGAGCACGCGGTGGCCGAGCTGCGCCGCCGCAAGCGCCGGGGCGGCAAGCCGTTCGCGGTGATGGTCGCCGACCTGGCCGCCGCCCGCCGGGTCGCCACGCTGACCGACGACGAGGAGCGGCTGCTGGCCGGCCCGCAGCGGCCGATCGTGCTGGCGCCCACGCGCGGCGCCCTGGCCGGCGGCGTCGCGCCCGGCAACCCCGACCTCGGCGTCATGCTGCCCTACACGCCGCTGCACGAGCTGCTCTTCGGCCTCGACGGCGACGAGCCGTTCACCGACGCGCTGGTGCTCACCTCCGGCAACGTGGCCGGCGAGCCCATCGTCACCGACGACGCGGACGCGGTGCGGCGGCTGGCCGGGCTCGCCGACGCCTGGCTGCGCCACGACCGGCCGATCCACGTGCCGTGCGACGACTCGGTCACGCGTACGGTCGGCGGCGCGCCCCTGCCCGTGCGGCGGTCCCGTGGCTACGCGCCGCTGCCCGTCGCGCTGCCCGTCGAGGTGCCGCCCACGCTGGCCGCCGGAGCGGACCTCAAGAACACCTGCGCTCTGGCCGAGGGCCGCTACGCCTGGCTGAGCCCGCACGTCGGCGACATGGACGACCTGCGCACCGTGGACGCGCTGACCGCGGTGGCCGCGCAACTCTCGGACCTGACCGGCGTGCGCCCGACCCGGCTCGTCGCCGATGCCCACCCCGGCTACCGCAGCACCCGCTGGGCGCTGGAGCACGCCGGCGACCGGCCCGTGCACCGCGTCCAGCACCACCACGCGCACATCGCCTCGGTCATGGGCGAGCACGGCATCGGCGCGGGGGAGCAGGTGATCGGCGTCGCGTTCGACGGCACGGGCTACGGCGCCGACGGTGCGGTCTGGGGCGGCGAGGTGCTGGTCTGCGACTACAAGTCGGCGGAACGCTTCGCCCACCTCGGCTACGTGCCACTGGCCGGTGGGGACGCGAGCGTGCTGCGGCCCTACCGGATGGCGCTCGCGCACCTGCGGCACGCCGGCGTCGAGTGGGACGACGACATCCCGGCGGTGGCCGCCTGCCCGCAGGCCGAGCGGGACGTGCTCGCGCACCAGCTCGACACCGCGTTCGGCAGCGTGCCGACCTCCAGCATGGGCCGGCTCTTCGACGCCGTGGCCTCGCTGGTCGGGGCCACCCACACGGTCGACTACGAGGCCGAGGCCGCCATCGTGCTGGAAGGCCTGGCCCGCGCGCACGGGCCGGCCGGGCGCACGTACCCCATGGTGGTGACCGGCGCCGACGGGGCGCTGGTGGCCGACCCGGCCGAGCTGACCCGGGGCGTCGTCGCCGACCTGCGCGCCGGCGTGCGCCCGGCCGAGGTCGCCGCCGTCTTCCACTCCACCGTCGCCGCGCTGGTCGCGGACCTGGCCGACCGGGCCCGCGACCGCACGGGCCTGCGGACCGTTGCGCTTGGTGGCGGGGTGTTCCAGAACGCGGTCCTGCTCGACGCGGCCGAACGGCTGCTCGCCGACCGGGGCTTCACCGTGCTGCGCCCGTGCCTGCTGCCGCCCAACGACGGCGGCATCGCGCTGGGGCAGCTGCTGATCGCCGCCGCATCGTAG
- a CDS encoding hydrogenase maturation protease: MTTAVLVAGIGNVFLGDDGFGPAVARHLVERGDLPDQVRVVDYGVRGLHLAYDLLDGVAALVLVDALPGDDPPGTVTVLEVGPSDVPVAGVDAHAMDPATVLATLRRLGGTLPPTYVVGCRPATLDEGMGLHPAVAAAVPEAVAAVDVLLGKLTTGGS, from the coding sequence GTGACGACGGCGGTCCTGGTCGCCGGCATCGGCAACGTGTTCCTGGGCGACGACGGCTTCGGCCCGGCCGTCGCCCGCCACCTGGTCGAGCGGGGCGACCTGCCCGACCAGGTCCGCGTCGTCGACTACGGCGTACGCGGCCTGCACCTCGCCTACGACCTGCTCGACGGCGTGGCCGCGCTGGTGCTGGTCGACGCGCTGCCGGGCGACGACCCACCGGGCACCGTCACGGTGCTCGAGGTGGGCCCGTCCGACGTCCCGGTCGCCGGGGTCGATGCCCACGCCATGGATCCCGCGACCGTGTTGGCCACCCTGCGCCGGCTCGGCGGCACGCTGCCACCCACCTATGTGGTCGGTTGCCGGCCCGCCACCCTCGACGAGGGCATGGGTCTGCACCCCGCCGTCGCCGCCGCGGTGCCGGAAGCGGTCGCCGCGGTCGACGTCCTGCTCGGCAAGCTCACCACCGGAGGAAGCTGA